One Actinomyces marmotae DNA window includes the following coding sequences:
- a CDS encoding DoxX family protein: MHDSTTPEQAPEATARTGSDIVTSPTARRALASGRIIVGAYLLWAFFDKVFGLGYVVPPEGAWIRGGTPAQGFINHIKGPFAGVFSVFANPVGDVLFMAALLGIGAALVLGIGLRIAAASGTLLMLMLYLAEFPLINGGTNPIIDDHWLFAAIMITSALTLAGDTWGLGRRWAMKVGDGWLR; the protein is encoded by the coding sequence ATGCATGACTCCACCACGCCCGAGCAGGCCCCCGAGGCCACCGCGCGCACGGGCTCCGACATCGTCACCTCCCCTACGGCCCGCCGCGCCCTGGCCTCCGGGCGCATCATCGTCGGCGCCTACCTGCTGTGGGCCTTCTTCGACAAGGTCTTCGGCCTGGGCTACGTGGTCCCCCCGGAGGGGGCCTGGATCCGCGGCGGGACGCCCGCGCAGGGGTTCATCAACCACATCAAGGGCCCCTTCGCCGGCGTCTTCTCGGTCTTCGCCAACCCGGTGGGGGACGTCCTGTTCATGGCCGCGCTCCTGGGCATCGGGGCCGCCCTGGTACTGGGGATCGGACTGCGCATTGCGGCGGCGAGCGGCACGCTGCTCATGCTCATGCTCTACCTGGCCGAGTTCCCCCTCATCAACGGTGGCACGAACCCGATCATCGACGACCACTGGCTCTTCGCCGCCATCATGATCACCTCGGCCCTCACCCTCGCCGGTGACACCTGGGGCCTGGGGCGCCGCTGGGCGATGAAGGTGGGCGACGGATGGCTGCGCTGA
- a CDS encoding RNA polymerase sigma factor, with product MASSTALRKRARNIDDADEIPEDDFDLDADSDDSEEQEEDLDDDLDEDSDEDDPEDEEDDEDAEDDDGPAPELRDYYLDVNLGENGDGTKKRPFNTPAALKGVKLAPGATLYVRSHTIVEGLEIDGNGTLEEPITLAPYGHGPVPRFTIGDSAPLVAREFLAENGYIFRGWVIKGIKMEPSIAALTGELERMRREEAERAAAKKAGKRAKDRDKDGSFTVSDSDDADEPAQKVVTAGATADPVKDYLKQIGKVALLNALQEVELAKRIEAGLYAEHLLATEGNDLPAKYRRELHWVAQDGQRAKNHLLEANLRLVVSLAKRYTGRGMLFLDLIQEGNLGLIRAVEKFDYTKGYKFSTYATWWIRQAITRAMADQARTIRIPVHMVEVINKLARVQRQMLQDLGREPTPEELAVELDMTPEKVVEVQKYGREPISLHTPLGEDGDSEFGDLIEDSEAVVPADAVSFTLLQEQLHAVLDTLSEREAGVVSMRFGLTDGQPKTLDEIGKVYGVTRERIRQIESKTMSKLRHPSRSQVLRDYLD from the coding sequence TGCCCTGCGCAAGCGTGCTCGGAACATCGACGACGCCGATGAGATCCCCGAGGACGACTTCGACCTCGATGCGGACTCCGATGACTCCGAGGAGCAGGAGGAGGACCTCGACGACGACTTGGACGAGGACTCCGACGAGGATGATCCCGAGGACGAGGAGGACGACGAGGATGCCGAGGACGACGACGGCCCGGCCCCGGAGTTGCGCGACTACTACCTCGACGTGAACCTGGGGGAGAACGGCGACGGCACGAAGAAGCGCCCCTTCAACACGCCGGCCGCCCTCAAGGGCGTCAAGCTCGCCCCCGGGGCCACCCTCTACGTGCGCTCCCACACGATCGTGGAGGGCCTGGAGATCGACGGCAACGGCACCCTTGAGGAGCCGATTACCCTGGCCCCGTACGGCCATGGCCCCGTCCCGCGCTTCACCATCGGCGACTCCGCGCCCCTGGTGGCTCGCGAGTTCCTGGCCGAGAACGGCTACATCTTCCGCGGCTGGGTCATCAAGGGCATCAAGATGGAGCCCTCGATCGCCGCCCTGACCGGGGAGCTGGAGAGGATGCGCCGCGAGGAGGCCGAGCGCGCCGCCGCCAAGAAGGCCGGCAAGCGCGCCAAGGACCGCGACAAGGACGGCTCCTTCACCGTCTCGGACTCCGACGACGCCGACGAGCCCGCGCAGAAGGTCGTCACCGCCGGCGCCACGGCGGACCCGGTCAAGGACTACCTCAAGCAGATCGGCAAGGTCGCGCTCCTCAACGCCCTGCAGGAGGTGGAGCTCGCCAAGCGCATCGAGGCCGGCCTGTACGCCGAGCACCTGCTGGCCACCGAGGGCAACGACCTGCCCGCGAAGTACCGCCGTGAGCTGCACTGGGTGGCCCAGGACGGCCAGCGCGCCAAGAACCACCTGCTCGAGGCCAACCTGCGCCTCGTGGTCTCCCTGGCCAAGCGCTACACCGGCCGCGGCATGCTCTTCCTGGACCTCATCCAGGAGGGCAACCTCGGCCTCATCCGCGCCGTGGAGAAGTTCGACTACACCAAGGGTTACAAGTTCTCCACCTACGCCACGTGGTGGATCCGCCAGGCCATCACCCGCGCCATGGCGGACCAGGCCCGCACGATCCGCATTCCGGTCCACATGGTGGAGGTCATTAACAAGCTCGCCCGCGTGCAGCGCCAGATGCTCCAGGACCTGGGCCGCGAGCCCACCCCGGAGGAGCTCGCCGTCGAGTTGGACATGACGCCGGAGAAGGTCGTCGAGGTCCAGAAGTACGGCCGCGAGCCCATCAGCCTGCACACGCCGCTCGGCGAGGACGGGGACAGCGAGTTCGGTGACCTCATCGAGGACTCCGAGGCCGTGGTCCCCGCCGATGCCGTGAGTTTCACCCTCCTGCAGGAGCAGTTGCACGCGGTGCTCGACACCCTGTCCGAGAGGGAGGCTGGCGTGGTCTCCATGCGCTTCGGCCTGACCGATGGCCAGCCCAAGACTCTCGACGAGATCGGCAAGGTCTACGGGGTCACGCGCGAGCGCATCCGGCAGATCGAGTCCAAGACCATGTCGAAGTTGCGCCACCCCTCGCGCAGCCAGGTCCTGCGCGACTACCTCGACTGA
- a CDS encoding DCC1-like thiol-disulfide oxidoreductase family protein: MAALSDGGPRPPAPASGPVLVYDPDCSVCTAFVRQLGKRVHPSTALQLTPSSHWDGPGAEWTDRSAVFYDSKEDAFHVEEQAIGRALMIAGPLPRVAGNLIIRQPLKPLARTVYRAIARNRHRVGCQGSCSLPR; encoded by the coding sequence ATGGCTGCGCTGAGCGACGGCGGGCCCCGGCCCCCCGCCCCCGCCTCCGGCCCCGTGCTCGTCTACGACCCGGACTGCTCGGTGTGCACCGCCTTCGTGCGCCAGTTGGGCAAGCGCGTCCACCCCTCGACCGCGCTGCAGTTGACCCCCTCCTCGCATTGGGACGGGCCCGGGGCCGAGTGGACCGACCGCTCCGCGGTCTTCTACGACTCGAAGGAGGATGCCTTCCACGTCGAGGAGCAGGCCATCGGGCGGGCGCTCATGATCGCGGGCCCGCTGCCCAGGGTCGCCGGCAACCTCATCATCCGCCAGCCTCTCAAACCGCTGGCCAGGACCGTGTACCGGGCGATCGCCCGCAACCGGCACAGGGTCGGCTGCCAGGGCTCGTGCTCCCTGCCCCGGTAG
- a CDS encoding DNA gyrase/topoisomerase IV subunit A: MPKSATRTPPPTDGAIVEQDLSSEMRSSFLEYAYSVIYSRALPDARDGLKPVQRRILFQMDRMGLRPDRPHVKSSRVVGDVMGKLHPHGDVAIYEALVRLAQPFTMRLPLIDGHGNFGSLDDGPAAPRYTEARLAAPALALTADIDEDTVDFAPNYDYTLTEPGVLPAAFPNLLVNGASGIAVGMATNMPPHNLGEVVSAARHLIEHPDATLEDLMAFVPGPDLPAGGMIVGLDGIREAYRTGRGKFLTRATARVENVTARKKGIVVTELPYLVGPEKIIAAIKDRVASKKLQGITDVADLTDRKNGTRLVIGVKNGYNPEAVLAQLYRHTPLEDSFGINNVCLVDGQPRTLGLRELLEVFVGHRLRVVERRTRFRLGKRRERAHLVDGLLIAILDIDEVIALIRSSEDAATARERLQQVFDLSEAQASYILELQLRRLTKFSVIELEKERDELAREIEALEAILADDVLLRRVVSRELAAVCEDFATPRRTVLLEAPGAAGPRSANGAGGSDGSAGPATVGLMAGVKAGVKDVPLTIPDDPCRILLSATGLVARAAGAEPVPRSGARQPHDALVSQVATTARGRVGAVTDTGRLVRLDVVSAPEVPRLEGAPSLAGGTPARLLVEIEPEERVVGLVPVGDAGANPIVLATAAGVIKRVKVGDEPARGDSWDVISLAEGDSVVFAGTAADTDVLTLVASDAQLLRFEASKVRPQGRAAGGMAGISLHDGARVVAASAVSADLLAEAVVVTVAASAGALPGTGGSVKVTPLDRYPAKGRATGGVRAQRFLRGEHELVLAWVGVGPARAVGSGGQSITLPGPDERRDASGIPTISPITAIG; encoded by the coding sequence ATGCCGAAGTCCGCCACCCGCACGCCCCCTCCGACCGACGGCGCGATCGTCGAGCAGGATCTCTCTAGCGAGATGCGCTCAAGCTTCCTGGAGTACGCCTACTCCGTCATCTACTCCCGGGCCCTGCCCGACGCCCGTGACGGCCTCAAGCCCGTCCAGCGCCGCATCCTGTTCCAGATGGACCGCATGGGACTGCGGCCGGACCGCCCGCATGTGAAGTCCTCGCGCGTCGTCGGCGATGTCATGGGCAAGCTGCACCCCCACGGGGACGTGGCGATCTACGAGGCGCTCGTGCGCCTGGCCCAGCCCTTTACCATGCGCCTGCCGCTCATCGACGGGCACGGCAACTTCGGCTCCCTCGACGACGGCCCCGCCGCCCCCCGCTACACCGAGGCCCGCCTGGCCGCCCCCGCCCTGGCGCTGACGGCGGACATCGACGAGGACACCGTCGACTTCGCCCCGAATTACGACTACACGCTCACCGAGCCGGGGGTACTGCCCGCAGCCTTCCCGAACCTGCTGGTCAACGGCGCCTCGGGCATCGCCGTGGGCATGGCGACGAATATGCCGCCACACAACCTGGGCGAGGTCGTCAGTGCCGCCCGCCACCTCATCGAGCACCCGGATGCCACGCTGGAGGACCTCATGGCCTTCGTGCCGGGCCCGGATCTTCCCGCGGGCGGCATGATCGTCGGCCTGGACGGCATCCGGGAGGCCTACCGCACGGGCCGCGGCAAGTTCCTCACCCGCGCCACCGCCCGCGTCGAGAACGTGACGGCCCGCAAGAAGGGCATCGTCGTCACCGAGCTCCCCTACTTGGTGGGTCCGGAGAAGATCATCGCGGCCATCAAGGACAGAGTCGCCTCCAAGAAGCTCCAGGGCATTACCGACGTCGCCGATCTGACCGACAGGAAGAACGGGACCCGCCTGGTCATCGGGGTCAAGAACGGCTACAACCCCGAGGCGGTCCTGGCCCAGCTCTACCGGCACACGCCGCTGGAGGACTCCTTCGGCATCAATAACGTGTGCCTCGTGGACGGCCAGCCCCGTACCCTGGGCCTGCGCGAACTCCTCGAGGTCTTCGTGGGCCACCGCCTCAGGGTGGTGGAGCGGCGCACCCGCTTCCGCCTGGGCAAGCGGCGCGAGCGCGCGCACCTGGTGGACGGCCTGCTCATCGCCATCCTCGACATCGATGAGGTCATCGCGCTCATCCGCTCCTCGGAGGACGCGGCCACGGCGCGGGAGCGCTTGCAGCAAGTCTTTGACCTGTCCGAGGCGCAGGCCTCCTACATCCTGGAGTTGCAGCTGCGGCGCCTGACCAAGTTCTCCGTCATCGAGTTGGAGAAGGAGCGTGACGAGCTGGCCCGGGAGATCGAGGCCCTGGAGGCGATCCTCGCCGATGACGTCCTCCTGCGCCGGGTGGTCTCCCGCGAGTTGGCCGCTGTCTGCGAGGACTTCGCCACGCCGCGCCGCACCGTGCTGCTGGAGGCCCCCGGCGCCGCCGGCCCGCGCTCCGCCAACGGCGCGGGCGGCTCGGATGGGTCGGCGGGGCCGGCCACGGTGGGCCTCATGGCGGGCGTCAAGGCGGGCGTCAAGGACGTGCCCTTGACGATCCCGGACGACCCGTGCCGGATCCTGCTGTCCGCCACGGGCCTCGTGGCGCGTGCGGCGGGGGCCGAGCCGGTGCCCCGCTCGGGCGCGAGACAGCCCCATGACGCCCTGGTCTCCCAGGTGGCGACGACGGCGCGCGGCCGCGTGGGCGCGGTAACCGACACCGGCCGCCTCGTGCGCCTTGACGTGGTCTCCGCCCCCGAGGTCCCGCGCCTGGAGGGGGCGCCCTCCCTGGCGGGGGGCACCCCGGCGCGGCTCCTAGTGGAGATCGAGCCCGAGGAGCGCGTGGTGGGGCTCGTGCCGGTGGGCGACGCGGGCGCGAACCCGATCGTCCTGGCCACGGCCGCCGGCGTCATCAAGCGCGTCAAGGTGGGCGATGAGCCCGCCAGGGGCGATTCCTGGGACGTCATCTCCCTGGCCGAGGGCGATTCCGTGGTCTTCGCGGGCACCGCCGCCGACACCGATGTGCTCACCCTCGTGGCCTCGGACGCCCAGCTGCTGCGCTTCGAGGCCTCGAAGGTGCGCCCGCAGGGCCGCGCGGCCGGGGGCATGGCGGGGATCAGCCTCCACGACGGCGCCCGCGTGGTCGCGGCGTCGGCGGTGAGCGCCGATCTGCTGGCCGAGGCGGTGGTGGTGACCGTGGCCGCCAGCGCGGGCGCCCTGCCCGGAACGGGCGGCAGCGTCAAAGTGACGCCCCTGGACCGTTACCCGGCCAAGGGCCGGGCCACCGGGGGCGTGCGCGCTCAGAGGTTCCTGCGCGGCGAGCACGAGCTGGTCCTGGCATGGGTGGGCGTGGGCCCGGCGCGCGCCGTCGGCTCGGGGGGCCAGAGCATCACCCTGCCGGGCCCCGACGAGCGCCGCGACGCCTCCGGAATCCCGACCATCTCGCCCATCACCGCCATCGGCTGA
- a CDS encoding GNAT family N-acetyltransferase — protein sequence MAYYGRPKATAAAAWSMMRPGARSALPRSLSWRPLGPADNAELAALVARAEDVDDPPYRTTEQETAEYFLDPTYSGVAGRDSDGVMRAFGLARVRPAAEIFASILGVVDPRWRGRGIGGAILHWQSERARHLIGAERAGRQGDGSLIPAHIITTVLEDDERMKTHLENLGYSPQRWYREVRRSLSEPIPTAPVDRFLSIEPWSKDLDEAILRAHNRAADDAGAEPMSPERWAAGRAFFAPEWSFVALDRSSDRARIAGYLLSSRYEQDWEALGWKEGYTDMLGSLAEYADRGLGAALLAAAMRAYAADGMEYAAAGVDSASPTGAGSLYERLGYQPTRGTILYGLDV from the coding sequence ATGGCATATTACGGACGGCCCAAGGCCACCGCGGCCGCGGCGTGGTCGATGATGCGCCCGGGCGCGCGCTCCGCCCTGCCCCGCTCCCTGTCCTGGAGGCCCCTGGGTCCCGCAGACAACGCCGAGTTGGCCGCGCTCGTTGCCCGGGCCGAGGATGTCGATGATCCCCCCTACCGCACCACCGAGCAGGAGACCGCCGAGTACTTCCTCGACCCCACGTACTCCGGCGTCGCCGGGAGGGACTCCGATGGCGTCATGCGCGCCTTCGGGCTCGCCCGGGTGCGCCCGGCCGCGGAGATCTTCGCCTCCATCCTCGGCGTCGTCGACCCGCGCTGGCGGGGCCGGGGCATCGGCGGGGCGATCCTGCACTGGCAGTCCGAGCGCGCCCGCCACCTCATCGGCGCCGAGCGCGCGGGGAGGCAGGGCGATGGCTCCCTCATCCCCGCCCACATCATCACCACGGTGCTCGAGGACGATGAGCGGATGAAGACGCATCTGGAGAACCTCGGATACTCGCCCCAGCGCTGGTACCGGGAGGTGCGCCGCTCGCTGAGCGAGCCGATCCCCACGGCCCCCGTGGACCGCTTCCTCAGCATCGAGCCGTGGTCCAAGGACCTGGACGAGGCGATCCTGCGGGCCCACAACCGGGCGGCAGACGACGCCGGCGCAGAGCCGATGAGCCCCGAGCGGTGGGCCGCGGGCCGGGCCTTCTTCGCCCCCGAGTGGTCCTTCGTGGCCCTGGACCGCTCCAGCGACCGCGCCCGGATCGCCGGGTACCTCCTGTCCAGCCGGTACGAGCAGGACTGGGAGGCGCTGGGCTGGAAGGAGGGCTACACCGACATGCTCGGCTCGCTCGCCGAGTACGCCGACCGCGGCCTCGGCGCGGCCCTGCTGGCCGCGGCCATGCGCGCCTACGCGGCCGATGGCATGGAGTACGCCGCCGCCGGCGTCGACTCCGCGAGCCCGACGGGCGCCGGCAGCCTCTACGAGCGGCTCGGCTACCAGCCCACGCGCGGCACGATCCTCTACGGCCTGGACGTGTGA
- a CDS encoding amidohydrolase, producing the protein MSGLLIRGARPVRFRGRRELGRLRAAARAGLNEPPAPGGPTDLRIEAGAVVEMGPALARHDGEEVLDAGGAWLIPGLWDAHAHLDLEAARVARLELGRATRAEEALAIVAARARALRSGAADGPALIQGFGHRLSNWPRVPSVAELDAVTGPIPTVLVSGDAHSGWVNSAALTLLGLPPATSADPGAPLMEGEWFAALNRLDDIPGSRELVESGYRGVLEDMAARGITGVTDMTWGQDAPAWAARLDRMSATGPLPGLPRIRVSTYREGLEERIDAHLRTGDPLPGSPVGGDGSALLTQGPLKIISDGSMGTGTARLRSPYPADLGLAHPHGVMSVGLDELTGLLGRAHEHGMTAAVHAIGDAALIDVARAFARTGARGRVEHAQLLPADAAGPEGALTVLVRLGVELSVQPAHLIDDWAAVGRVWPGLEPRSYAFADMAAAGAMLALGSDAPVAPLDPWLAMSAAVGRRAPDGSVWSPEQRLSAEEALAASVDGAGPVDVGSRGDLVLLPDNPLRLGPEELRAVRPLATLVAGALTAHR; encoded by the coding sequence ATGAGCGGTCTTCTCATCCGTGGCGCGCGCCCTGTCCGCTTCCGCGGCCGCAGAGAACTGGGGCGCCTGCGCGCCGCCGCGCGCGCTGGGCTGAACGAGCCCCCGGCCCCGGGCGGCCCCACGGATCTGAGGATCGAGGCGGGCGCCGTCGTCGAGATGGGGCCGGCCCTAGCGCGCCACGACGGCGAGGAGGTCCTTGACGCGGGGGGCGCTTGGCTCATCCCCGGGCTGTGGGACGCCCATGCCCACCTGGACCTGGAGGCCGCCCGCGTGGCGCGCCTCGAGTTGGGGCGCGCCACGCGGGCCGAGGAGGCCCTGGCGATCGTCGCGGCGCGGGCCCGGGCTCTGCGCTCGGGCGCGGCGGATGGTCCCGCGCTCATCCAGGGATTCGGGCACCGCCTGTCCAACTGGCCGCGCGTGCCCAGCGTGGCCGAACTCGACGCCGTCACCGGCCCGATCCCCACCGTCCTCGTCTCGGGAGACGCCCATTCCGGGTGGGTGAACTCGGCGGCGCTCACGCTGCTCGGCCTGCCTCCCGCGACCAGCGCCGACCCCGGCGCGCCGTTGATGGAGGGCGAGTGGTTCGCCGCCCTGAACCGCCTCGACGACATCCCCGGCTCGCGCGAGCTCGTCGAGTCGGGCTACCGCGGGGTCTTGGAGGACATGGCCGCCCGCGGCATCACCGGCGTCACCGACATGACCTGGGGGCAGGACGCCCCCGCCTGGGCCGCGCGCCTGGATCGCATGAGCGCGACCGGCCCCCTGCCGGGCCTACCGCGCATCCGGGTGTCGACCTACCGCGAGGGCCTGGAGGAGCGGATCGACGCCCATCTGCGCACCGGCGACCCCCTGCCGGGCTCCCCCGTGGGCGGCGACGGCTCGGCGCTGCTGACGCAGGGGCCTCTCAAGATCATCTCGGATGGCTCCATGGGCACGGGCACGGCCCGCCTGCGCAGCCCCTACCCCGCCGATCTGGGCTTGGCCCACCCCCACGGGGTGATGAGCGTGGGGCTCGACGAACTCACCGGCCTGCTGGGCCGGGCCCACGAGCATGGGATGACGGCGGCCGTCCACGCCATCGGGGACGCCGCGCTCATCGACGTCGCCCGGGCCTTCGCCCGCACAGGCGCGCGGGGACGCGTGGAGCATGCGCAACTGCTGCCGGCCGATGCCGCCGGGCCGGAGGGCGCGCTGACGGTGCTCGTGCGGCTCGGCGTCGAGCTGAGCGTCCAACCGGCGCACCTCATCGACGACTGGGCCGCCGTGGGGCGGGTGTGGCCGGGGCTGGAGCCGCGCTCATACGCCTTCGCGGACATGGCCGCGGCCGGAGCCATGCTCGCCCTGGGCTCGGATGCCCCGGTGGCGCCGCTCGATCCGTGGCTGGCGATGAGCGCCGCCGTCGGCCGACGCGCTCCGGACGGCTCGGTGTGGTCCCCCGAGCAGCGCCTGAGCGCCGAGGAGGCCCTGGCGGCCAGTGTCGACGGCGCCGGGCCCGTTGACGTGGGGTCGCGGGGCGACCTCGTCCTGCTGCCGGATAATCCCCTCAGGCTCGGCCCGGAGGAACTGCGGGCGGTGCGCCCACTGGCCACGCTGGTCGCCGGCGCCCTGACCGCCCACCGCTGA
- a CDS encoding DNA gyrase/topoisomerase IV subunit B has translation MPASENKTSRGDYSARHLSVLEGLEAVRKRPGMYIGSTDQRGLMHCVWEIVDNAVDEALEGHGDAISVIVHDDGSIEVRDNGRGVPVDIEPSSGLTGVELVYTKLHAGGKFGGGSYGAAGGLHGVGASVVNALASRMDVEVDRGGKTYAMSFHRGVPGSFDDSAGRGPDSPFTEFTDASELRVIGKVKRGVTGTRVRYWADPQIFPKPTEYDAGALRARLRQTSFLVPGLTLSLDDQRPEAEAVAASSTPAADAGATDDAVAEASLRAAAKNAVEGSGDLFDTGGEDGVEVFQARGGTADFVDFLATDASVTDTFRLSGEGAYTETVQQLDKSTGHLRPVEVERTCSVDVALRWGIGYDTLERSFVNIIATPMGGTHLTGFEQALVKVLRKQIDANSRALRMTAKDPRIEKDDIMAGLTAVVTVRVPEPQFEGQTKEVLGTAPVRQIVARVVEKELTALLTSTKRDLKTQSRSLLEKVVGEMRARVSARMHKEITRRKTALETSTLPAKLADCRSNDVAHSELFIVEGDSALGTAKNARNSEYQALLPIRGKILNVQKASQADMLRNAECSAIIQVVGAGSGRTFDLDAARYGKVILMTDADVDGAHIRTLLLTLFFRYMRPMIEAGRVYAAVPPLHRVEVSGSGRRKKEIIYTYSDDELVRTLRRLEKQGRSFKEPQRYKGLGEMDAHQLAETTMEPEHRTLRRITLADEAALTHAEDVFELLMGSSVEPRRDFIIAGADAVDRDRIDA, from the coding sequence GTGCCCGCATCCGAGAACAAGACCAGCCGAGGCGACTACTCCGCGCGCCACCTCTCCGTCCTGGAGGGGCTCGAGGCGGTGCGCAAGCGCCCCGGCATGTACATCGGCTCCACCGACCAGCGCGGCCTCATGCACTGCGTGTGGGAGATCGTGGACAACGCCGTCGACGAGGCCCTCGAGGGGCATGGGGACGCCATCTCGGTGATCGTCCACGACGACGGCTCCATCGAGGTGCGCGACAACGGGCGCGGCGTTCCCGTCGACATCGAGCCCTCCAGCGGGCTGACCGGTGTCGAGCTCGTCTACACCAAGCTCCACGCCGGCGGGAAGTTCGGCGGCGGCTCCTACGGCGCCGCCGGGGGCCTGCACGGCGTGGGCGCCTCCGTTGTCAACGCCCTGGCCTCCCGCATGGACGTCGAGGTGGACCGCGGTGGCAAGACCTACGCCATGAGCTTCCACCGCGGCGTCCCGGGCTCCTTCGACGACTCCGCCGGCCGCGGCCCCGACTCACCCTTCACCGAGTTCACCGACGCCTCCGAGCTGCGCGTCATCGGCAAGGTCAAGCGCGGCGTCACCGGCACCCGCGTGCGCTACTGGGCCGACCCCCAGATCTTCCCCAAGCCCACCGAGTACGACGCCGGGGCCCTGCGTGCCCGCCTGCGCCAGACCAGCTTCCTTGTGCCCGGCCTGACCCTGTCCCTTGACGATCAGCGCCCCGAGGCCGAGGCCGTCGCCGCCTCCAGCACGCCCGCCGCCGACGCCGGGGCCACCGACGACGCCGTGGCCGAGGCCTCTCTGCGGGCGGCCGCCAAGAACGCCGTCGAGGGCTCGGGGGACCTCTTCGACACCGGTGGGGAGGACGGCGTCGAGGTCTTCCAGGCTCGCGGCGGCACCGCCGACTTCGTCGACTTCCTCGCCACTGACGCCTCAGTGACTGACACCTTCCGGCTCAGCGGTGAGGGCGCTTACACCGAGACCGTCCAGCAGCTCGACAAGTCCACCGGCCACCTGCGACCCGTGGAGGTGGAGCGCACCTGCTCCGTCGACGTCGCCCTGCGCTGGGGCATCGGCTACGACACCCTGGAGCGCTCCTTCGTCAACATCATCGCCACCCCCATGGGGGGCACCCATCTCACCGGGTTCGAGCAGGCCCTCGTCAAGGTGCTGCGCAAGCAGATCGACGCCAACTCCCGCGCCCTGAGGATGACGGCCAAGGACCCCCGCATCGAGAAGGACGACATCATGGCGGGCCTGACCGCCGTGGTCACCGTGCGGGTGCCAGAGCCGCAGTTCGAGGGGCAGACCAAGGAGGTCCTGGGCACCGCCCCCGTGCGCCAGATCGTCGCGCGCGTCGTGGAGAAGGAGCTCACCGCCCTGCTCACCTCCACCAAGAGGGACTTGAAGACCCAGTCCCGATCGCTGCTGGAGAAGGTCGTCGGGGAGATGCGCGCCCGTGTGAGCGCGCGCATGCACAAGGAGATCACCCGTCGCAAGACCGCCCTGGAGACCTCCACCCTGCCGGCCAAGCTCGCCGACTGCCGCTCCAACGACGTCGCCCACTCCGAGCTGTTCATCGTGGAGGGCGACTCTGCGCTCGGCACCGCCAAGAACGCCCGCAACTCCGAGTACCAGGCGCTGCTGCCCATCCGCGGCAAGATCCTCAACGTCCAGAAGGCCTCCCAGGCGGACATGCTGCGCAACGCCGAGTGCTCGGCGATCATCCAGGTGGTGGGCGCGGGCTCGGGGCGCACCTTCGACCTTGATGCGGCCCGCTACGGCAAGGTCATCCTCATGACCGACGCCGACGTCGACGGCGCCCACATCCGCACTCTCCTGCTCACCCTTTTCTTCCGCTACATGCGCCCCATGATCGAGGCCGGCAGGGTGTACGCGGCCGTCCCGCCCCTGCACCGTGTCGAGGTCTCCGGCTCCGGGCGCCGCAAGAAGGAGATCATCTACACCTACTCCGACGACGAACTCGTGCGCACCCTGCGCCGGCTTGAGAAGCAGGGGCGCTCCTTCAAGGAGCCCCAGCGCTACAAGGGCCTGGGGGAGATGGACGCCCACCAGCTCGCCGAGACCACCATGGAGCCCGAGCATCGCACCTTGCGCCGCATCACCCTGGCCGACGAGGCCGCCCTGACCCACGCCGAGGACGTCTTCGAGCTCCTCATGGGCTCCAGCGTGGAGCCGCGCCGCGACTTCATCATTGCCGGGGCCGACGCCGTGGACCGCGACCGCATCGACGCCTGA
- a CDS encoding DUF7455 domain-containing protein produces MTTASTSVVERPGRAPKAVSSAEGADVETRPLTTADRCDACGAQAWVRVVLVSGELLFCAHHGRAHAPALAERALFIQDESSRLTEGA; encoded by the coding sequence ATGACAACCGCGAGCACTTCCGTCGTCGAGCGCCCGGGCCGCGCGCCCAAGGCCGTCTCCAGCGCCGAGGGCGCCGACGTCGAGACCCGTCCCTTGACCACGGCGGACCGCTGCGACGCCTGCGGCGCCCAGGCCTGGGTGCGCGTAGTCCTCGTCTCGGGAGAGCTTCTGTTCTGTGCCCACCACGGGCGCGCGCACGCGCCGGCGCTCGCTGAGCGGGCGCTGTTCATCCAGGACGAGAGCTCCCGCCTCACCGAGGGAGCCTGA